In the genome of Acaryochloris thomasi RCC1774, the window ATGTGAAATGCTGGGAGAAATTTGCCCAGGCTGCCGTCACGCAACCTGATCTCGATCTATCGCTACACTTCTTGGGGGATACGGCTGAGGTTCTACCCCTGTCGGAGACGGTTCGTTACATACTGCACCGACCGCGCTTTAGCACAGAGCGCCTGCCTTTTCTACAGGATGTCCCTGACCATACTGATTTGATGTCCCGGAACCCAGCGCTGCTGCCCTACCTGGAAGCGATGGACGTGGCCCATACGACGCATCCTCTATTTACCTTTGGCAAGACAGCTCAGGCATTTTGCCAGCAAAACAAGAAGCCCTTAGTGGCTTCTGTGCATACCGATACGCCTCAGTACACGCAGATTTATCTAGAGCAGCGCTTGCAAGGAATGTTCGGTCATGGCTTCGTGAATCAGTGGCTCCTTGATCGGTGGCAGCTTCCGCTGCGCTATCGCCGCAGGATGGTGGCTCAGCAACAGGACTACTGGCAAACTTGCGATCACGTATTTATTTCGCAGCCTGATGATCCTGAGGTGCAAACAGTCATACCCGCGCATCAGGTCTCTTACCTACGGCGAGGGATTGATACGGAACGATTTAATCCAGAAAGATGCGATCGCAACCATCTCCAAAAAACCTACGGCATCCCCACTGACAAATTTCTGCTGCTGTACGTAGGCCGCTTGGACGACCCCAAGCGCGTAATGATCTTTGCCCAGAGCGCGAAGATTCTGCTTGATCAGGGTCTACCGATCCATGCCTTAGCAGTGGGTCGCGGTCACCGTTCCCAGGATATTCAGGCACTGTTGGGCGAGCAGGTCACCCTCCCTGGCGTCATTGAACAAGAAAAGTTAGGGACTATTTTTGCCAGCGCAGATGTCTTTGTGTTTCCGTCCCCGACCGAAACTGTGGGCAACGTGATTTTAGAGGCTAAAGCAGCCGGACTGCCGGTTCTGATCTCCAGTCAGGGAGGTGCCTATCAAACGCTGCGGGAACCAGGAAAAGATGGATTGATGATGGATACAGAGGAGCCGGAACAGTGGGCGCAGGCGATTGCTCAGCTTTATGAGGATGAGGGGATGCGATCGCAAATCTCCGCAGCCGCTCAGGATCATATCAAAACAGCTTGGCCGTCATGGCAGGATGTACTGGTAGAAGATTTACTGCCCATTTGGCGATCATTGGCCGATGCTCCATCCCCTTGAATACCGAGATCCACAGACCCCAGAAGCCCTAGCCCGCTGTCTTCATGAGACGGGATTTGCGGTTTTAGGACATCCTCCCATTGCCGAGCAACTCGTGCAGGCCGTCTATCAAGACTGGGCGACTTTCTTTACCTCAGAACAGAAACACAACCATACATTTGAACCCGAACAGCAGTCTGGCTACTTCCCGTTTCAGCTTGAGCAAGCCAAGGGGCATACCGTACCTGACCTGAAGGAATTTTTTCACCTGTATCCCTGGACAGATTTACCGGCAGGCATAGGGGACAATACACACCAGCTTTTCCAGCAACTCAATCAGCTTGCCTCCGAGTTGCTGGTCTGGGTAGAGCAGTTTGCACCCGAGACCGTCTCCTTCACAGAACCGCTGGGGCGCATGATCGATGGTAGCCAAGAAACCCTATTGCGTTTGATTCACTATCCACCCCTAGCGGAGGCTATCCCACCGGGGGCCATTCGAGCTGCTGCTCATGAAGACATTAATTTGATTACGCTGTTGCCAGCCGCCACAGCAATGGGTTTAGAGCTTCTAGATCCTCAAGAAAACTGGGTTAGCGTTCCCTGTAGTCCTGGGGATATTGTGATCAACGGCGGCGATATGCTGCAGATGGCAAGCGGCGGATATTATCGGTCGGCAACCCATCGCGTCATCAATCCGGAAGGCCCCATGAGCGCAACATCAAGGTTTTCAATGCCGCTCTTTCTACATCCTCGTCGGGAAGTAGTGTTGGCAGGCACGACGACGGCAAGGGCATATCTTCTAGAACGCCTAGCAGAAATTGGTTTACTTGCTGATGGGAGAAAGCCATTGAGCTAATCAATCTGTCCCCCTAAAAGATCAGCCTGCGAGTCCCTGACAAAGAGAAATGCCACTCTCATTAGATGCTCAACATTGAGGACACAGCCACTTGAAAAACGCGAGATTTACTCTTCCTGCAATAGCTGCTTGAGAGTCAGAGTCAATTTCTCAATATCGATCGGTTTCTTGAGACGGGGGGCCGTAGCCAAATGTTCGGGCACCTCATATCTAGAGTCATAGCCCGTGGTAAACAAAAACGGAATCTGCCGCTCCTGCAGGGCCTCGGCAATTTCAAAGCTAACTTCATCTTTGAGATTGATATCAAGTAGCCCTAGCGTGTATTGCTCAGTTTTCAGCAGCTTGAGGGCTGCACTAACGCGCGGAGCGGTATCAATCTGTTGAAAGCCTAAGGACTGAAGCGTCGATTCTAGCTCCATTGCAATCAGCATATTGTCTTCGACGATTAAAACCTGTCCGCGTTTAGAGGGTTGTACCGATTCAACTTGTGGAGAAAGCGATTCGGACAAGCTCGCGGCATTGGCTTGCCACAACACATATTCTTTGGGAACCCACAATTCAGCTTCAACTCCGGTCGGTACAAACCGCAGCCGTGATTCGCCCTCAAATTCGTAGGCAATGGAGCGCTCAATCAAATTTCGTCCAAATCCCCGTCTTGTCGGCGCAGAGACAGATGGCCCTTGGCGCTCTCGCCAAGATAAAGCCAGCCCTCCATCTTCTTGATACCATTGAACCTCAACTTGTCCTTCAGGCACCGAAAGCGCCCCATACTTAGCCGCGTTAGTGGTCAGCTCATGAAGCACCAAAACCAACGTGGGAACGAAGTTAGCTTTCAAACCAACCGCTGGCCCCGTCAATCGCACCCGATGTTCTGACTCGGCCAGGTACGGGCGAAACTCAATTTTGAGTAGTGCATCCAGTTGAGGCCAAGTCAGTCCAGGCCCTGCGACCAAATCATGAGCTGAAGCCAACGCCGCAATGCGGCTCTCGAGCATTGATGCATATTCTTCAACAGAGGTGGCTGACTCTCTTGTCTGACGGGTGATGGAGCGAATCAAGGCCAGGATATTTTTGACGCGGTGGTTCAACTCAGCGATTAACAAATCCTGCTGCCGCTGCTGCTGCTGAGCTTCCTGTTCAATGAGATCGACTTGATTCACGGCTAAATGCAGTAGCCCTGTGCGCAGTTCTAGGGCTGCATCCATATCAGCTAAAGACCAGGGTTGGCAGTGTCCAGAAACAGATTCAATATATTCTGCAAAAGAAGCTCTGGGCTGCAGGCGAGGACCAAATTTACCTTCGACAATTTCTTTTTGAGGATTGCCTCCCCAACGAATCTGGTAAGAAATTTCATTGCGGAAGAAGACCACATAGAGATGTTCTGTACTAGAAATGACTAAGACTAAAGCGCCTGCAGTCTTGCCAAGATCTGCTTCGGGAGAGAGCGGAGTTTGCCGCAGTTGTTCAATAGGGACAATGTCGGTTGTGGACTGACAGTGATGAATCAGGTCTAAGACAGTTGAGACCGTCGGAGTATCTCCATTGGTCTCAACATGCTCATGCTCAACGACGGCTATTCCATCTGCATCCATGAGCGGACATAATTTTTCACTTAACCAAGACGCGGCCTGGGAGAATCTGAGCGTTTCTTTCGACGTCTCCAACAGATTATGGGTCGCAGAGGTGAGCCGTCTGCGATTTTGGAGCCGTTCTTCTGCAAAGGCTTGCTGCAGCTTTAGAGAAAAAAGCTGACTGAAGAGTTCGCAGGTAGAGCGCAGGTCTGGGGAGAGCAGTTTCGGACCCGCGTGATGGCAGGCAAATAAGCCCCACAGCTCTCCTTGAACCACAATGGCAAGGTTCATGCTGGCTCCGACGCCCATGTTGGTCAAGTATTCTACATGGATGGGGGAGGTACCCCGTAAGTAGGTCAGCGAAAGATC includes:
- a CDS encoding glycosyltransferase translates to MISVGVFIDLKWQRSAGGHVKCWEKFAQAAVTQPDLDLSLHFLGDTAEVLPLSETVRYILHRPRFSTERLPFLQDVPDHTDLMSRNPALLPYLEAMDVAHTTHPLFTFGKTAQAFCQQNKKPLVASVHTDTPQYTQIYLEQRLQGMFGHGFVNQWLLDRWQLPLRYRRRMVAQQQDYWQTCDHVFISQPDDPEVQTVIPAHQVSYLRRGIDTERFNPERCDRNHLQKTYGIPTDKFLLLYVGRLDDPKRVMIFAQSAKILLDQGLPIHALAVGRGHRSQDIQALLGEQVTLPGVIEQEKLGTIFASADVFVFPSPTETVGNVILEAKAAGLPVLISSQGGAYQTLREPGKDGLMMDTEEPEQWAQAIAQLYEDEGMRSQISAAAQDHIKTAWPSWQDVLVEDLLPIWRSLADAPSP
- a CDS encoding 2OG-Fe(II) oxygenase family protein, with the protein product MLHPLEYRDPQTPEALARCLHETGFAVLGHPPIAEQLVQAVYQDWATFFTSEQKHNHTFEPEQQSGYFPFQLEQAKGHTVPDLKEFFHLYPWTDLPAGIGDNTHQLFQQLNQLASELLVWVEQFAPETVSFTEPLGRMIDGSQETLLRLIHYPPLAEAIPPGAIRAAAHEDINLITLLPAATAMGLELLDPQENWVSVPCSPGDIVINGGDMLQMASGGYYRSATHRVINPEGPMSATSRFSMPLFLHPRREVVLAGTTTARAYLLERLAEIGLLADGRKPLS
- a CDS encoding HWE histidine kinase domain-containing protein, which codes for MEREALAISNCDREPIHIPGIIQPFGSLIAVDRSLETITHASENLQTFLGTEAQTILGQSLDQLFSSELCHDLMNVACLPAAHRQRLGKHELTGQPLDISLHRSEDRWIIELEPCGADPNSSISAVTRVQSILGHLQGQTESTAMLEKAVQALRWVTGFDRIMAYQFLPNGAGEVVAEACSSRCEPYLGLRYPASDIPPRVREMALKMPVRAIANITAEPVSILSDEAEAPLDLSLTYLRGTSPIHVEYLTNMGVGASMNLAIVVQGELWGLFACHHAGPKLLSPDLRSTCELFSQLFSLKLQQAFAEERLQNRRRLTSATHNLLETSKETLRFSQAASWLSEKLCPLMDADGIAVVEHEHVETNGDTPTVSTVLDLIHHCQSTTDIVPIEQLRQTPLSPEADLGKTAGALVLVISSTEHLYVVFFRNEISYQIRWGGNPQKEIVEGKFGPRLQPRASFAEYIESVSGHCQPWSLADMDAALELRTGLLHLAVNQVDLIEQEAQQQQRQQDLLIAELNHRVKNILALIRSITRQTRESATSVEEYASMLESRIAALASAHDLVAGPGLTWPQLDALLKIEFRPYLAESEHRVRLTGPAVGLKANFVPTLVLVLHELTTNAAKYGALSVPEGQVEVQWYQEDGGLALSWRERQGPSVSAPTRRGFGRNLIERSIAYEFEGESRLRFVPTGVEAELWVPKEYVLWQANAASLSESLSPQVESVQPSKRGQVLIVEDNMLIAMELESTLQSLGFQQIDTAPRVSAALKLLKTEQYTLGLLDINLKDEVSFEIAEALQERQIPFLFTTGYDSRYEVPEHLATAPRLKKPIDIEKLTLTLKQLLQEE